The Halobacillus amylolyticus nucleotide sequence TTCAAGCTTTTCATCCGTCACATCACCAAGAATACGAATCGCAAGGCCTGGCCCAGGGAACGGCTGTCTCCAAACAATATGGTCAGGAACACCAAGTTCTGTTCCAAGGGCACGGACTTCATCCTTGAATAGCGTATTCAAAGGTTCAATTAACTTAAACTGCATATCCTCGGGTAAGCCGCCCACATTGTGATGGGATTTGATGGTTTGTGCCGTTTCGGTGCCACTCTCGATAATATCTGTATAAAGTGTTCCTTGAGCGAGAAAATCGATATCCTTTAGTTTGTCAGCTTCATCATCAAATACATAGATGAATTCATTACCGATAATTTTCCGCTTCTGCTCTGGGTCCGAGACACCTGCCAGTTTTCCAAGAAATCGATCTTTAGCATCGACTTTTATGATGTTCATTTGAAAACCGTCTCCAAGGGTCCGCATGACATCGTCGGCCTCATTTTTTCGAAGCAGCCCATGATCAACGAATATACATGTCAACTGATCGCCAATCGCCTTATGAATAAGTGCTGCAACAACAGAAGAGTCAACGCCTCCACTGAGGGCGCACAATACTTTACGGTCCCCTACTTCTGCACGGATTTTTTCGACTTCCATGTCTACCACATGTTCCATTGTCCAATCATCTGTCGCTTCACAAGCTTCAAATACAAAGCTGCGCAGCAGATCATTGCCGTATTCTGAATGACGAACTTCTGGATGGAACTGTACTCCATACATTTTCGTATCACCATTACTCATAGCGGCTACCGGACAGGATGAGCTTGTCGCATCTACTTGAAACCCTGATGGGGCAGCAATCACTTTGTCGCTATGACTCATCCACACGGTTTGCTGTTTCGGAGTTTTCCGGAACAATAAAGGATCTTCATTAATTGAGATTTCTGCTTTGCCATATTCACGTTCTTTCGCCCGCTCTACCTTCCCGTCAAAATGATGAGTCATCAGCTGCATTCCGTAACAAATGCCAAGCACAGGGATACCTAATTCAAACAACTCTTCATCACAGCGGAAGCTATCTTCTCCATACACACTGTTCGGACCACCTGACAAAATAATCCCGCTAGGATCGATTTCTCTGATTTGTTCAGCTGTCAGTTTATGAGAGTGAAGCTCACTATACACACCAAATTCGCGAATTCGGCGAGTAATCAGTTGATTATACTGACTTCCAAAGTCAAGCACGAGAATCATGCCTTTAACTTGTTCCATAAAACTCAACTCCTTAATTACGGGAACTTACCCGCGAAAAATATGCTTGCTGCGATTATCCGAAACAAGCAGCCAAAAAAATGTGCTCAGCTGTGCTATCTTGGATTTTAACCGCATGAGTCAATTTCATAATTGCTCTTTTTAAAACGCCAAAGTCTGGAAGAATATAAGGCTCTTTTCTGAAAAGGTTCAAAGTGGATTCTTATCCAGCAGATTTTAGTTTCCGTTTTATAAAGAAGTTTGATCACTTTCTATCCATGTTGCTTCACATCGCCCCCCTTATCCTGGAGACTCAGCTCCGAGACACTTAGGTCCGTTACGGTATGAGGGCTCGGGGTGGCTGGGAAACGACTCGCTTTCCTGCGGCCCCACAGGACGTGGGGTCGTTCGGTGTTGGCACACGACGTGCCGAACTTAACCGAACATCCTCTAAACGGCAAACCTCCTCAGGCGAAGCCTTCCGGGGTCTTGCCTCGCCCCTTCTCCCGCGGGAGTCTCGCCGTTTCCCAGCCACCCCACCTGTTTTGTGATGAACGGAGCCATTCGTATTCCGAATGAGTCTCCAATGTTCAGAGGGCTTCATCCATCATGATGTAGCATAATAACCGTGTCACAGAGAGATTTCCAGCTATCTGATAGGAAGTTCTTCTGTCTTTTTCGGTGACTTGTGAACCTGGAGTGTTTCCGTTCTTCTCACAAACACAAGGAAGTCCGGGAAATTGCGAGACTCCTGGGGGATGGACATGACAGGTGAGACCCCGGAGGACGGAGTCCGAGGAGACTCAGCGCATGCCCACGGAAAGCGAGTGATCTCCCGGACCTCCTTCTCCATCCAAGGAAACGGAAACCTATCTCGAGATGGAGTCTTCCAGTTTACTGCCCTTAACCTAATAAAAATGATTTCAAATTTCCTACTTGACTAGATTGGGGGAGGTACTTCCTTTTTTGCGTTTTGAATCCCTTACGACAGAAGGGGGCTTAAATTATGAAATTGTTTCGCATGTATAAAAAAATAGACTTCTACCCCCGGATTTTCACGGTGAAGGCAGAAGTCCATGCAAAATATACACGTCACACGATTCCTGCCTTCATAGTCAGAACGTTACGGCGTTCCGGTAGAGACTCTCGGACCAAATTACCGAGGATATATGAAGGATTGATACCATTGATTTTCATTCATTCTATCAACAGCATAGACTGGAATCAAGACAATGCTTTTTTAATTAAATTTTCCCATAATTCTGTGACCTTATGCCATTGTTCTTTACGGCCTTCATTTCTGTACAAGACACGTTCATAGTTATTCGTCAACTTGCGCATGTCATTGGATTGGAAATGTGTGTCGACCTTCCTTGCGTAGTCCCTAAGCGTCTGATCAGGATAACGTTTCAAGCCTCTATGTTCGAGGACCTTCAATAGATACTGATAGGCGCGTTCGTACGTATCTTCACTGTCCCTTTTTCTAAATCGTCTGATTAAAATGGCGGTCATCCAGCGGAACCTTGTGAAATATAAGGCGGCGGCGATGATCAACGCTGCGAGCAGGCTGATCCATAGTGACAGGGTGTTCTGCCTTGCGTCTGTACCCGTTTGGCTTGCGCTTGTGCTTGCGCTCGCTTGTTGTTCTTGCATTTGTTCCGGCCTTCCAGTTAGGTCCTCTTCCGGTTCGTTTGCATTGGCTGCTGCGGATTCGGCTTCATCCTCTGTTTCGTCGATTTCAAGGTGAAAGTCTGTGTTGTTCGTAAAGCCCTGTGTTGGTTCAAAAGGAACCCAGCCTGCCTCCGGGAAGTACACCTCTACCCAGGAGTGCGCGTTGCCGCTGGTTACCTCATAAACGTTCAAGGTTTCGTTGTTTACTGTGGCAGTTTCGTTTTGGCGTTCACCACCGGTAAAGCCTTTGACCCAGCGGGAGGGTATGCCTTCAGCACGAAGTAGCACGACCATGGATGTTGAGTAGTTATCACAATATCCGACTTGGGATTCGAATAGAAATTGATCAACATAGTCCTGATTTTCACTGGGGACAGGGACGTCGGTTGTGGAATACTCAAATCCGTTTTGAGAGAAATAAGACTCGACAGCTTTCGCTCGATCGTAGCGGTTATCTTCACCACTTACGATTTCACTAGCCAGGTCACGAACACGATCCGGTAAACTATCAGGTAATTGTAGATAGTTTTCGGTGATTTCTTCTGGATCCTCGCCATTGGTTTCTCTTAATTGATTGTATTCAAAAGAAGGTGCATTGTAATGGGTGATGTATTGCTGAACTTGGTTCGGATCCCCTTCTATTAATGTATCCATCTCCCCAGTGTTCTCGTGCAATGTGATGTCCACTCTTTCAGGAAAACGTTCCAGTTCTTGGACTCCATAAGGGTAAACAAGCTTCCTGAAATCAGCCTCATCAGTAAAATTCAGCAATGCTGTCTGTTCTTCTACCTCTACATTATCTGTAAATGTTTGAAATTCAATATTATCAGGTGAGACTTTGGTAACAGGGTCTTCTAATGTGTCTTCCCATCCTTTCCCTGTGTACGTATCCTTAGATTCAATTCTCCAGTATTGCTCATTGTCAGCAACTGCTTGAAAGACTGTCGTATCGTCCTGAATAAACGAACCGCCAAGTCTTGAATCGTTCTCTCCATACCCTACTTTTTGAACACGCCCACCCGGTCCCGCACCTGCGTCACTATTTGAGCTTGTCAAGTAGGGAACAGGGTCCGGCCATTGCGGACCCAACTTAGGTGCAGCATATCCCACCAAGGTAGAGAACATAATCACTCCAATTAAGGGCAGTGCCCACAAGTAAGTCTTTTTCACACCTTTTAATAAAATCTCTTCTTTGTCCATTTCTTTGAATAAATGAGCTAAGCCGAGTGAGACCATTGCCAGTATAAACGTGCGGATGATAGCCCATTGCCCATCATACATCGTAAATGTATCGACAACAGTGACATAAACAAAGGTAAGAATAACAAAAGCGAGCATCCGTTTGGCAATGATAAACCAGTAATACAGCAGATAGCTCATGAGCCATAACAAAACCAAGAATAATAGACTTCTAAATAACGGCGTCATTTCCCACCATTGTTGCGCTTGAATGACTTGAATATTGTAAATGACTTGATCATAAACAACAGAAAACCATTGTCCACTGAAAATCCGTTCAGCTACATATAACCCGTCAATAATAAATAATAGACCAAGCAGCTTTAATGGAACCGAGATCATCCAAGTGATTTGCAGAAATGAAATAAAAAAGCAAAAACCGGCATAGATAAGGAAGACTTTAACATTTTGCGTATTTGAGATCATTTCTAGCGGCCTCAACCATTCACAAAACAGTAAAAATCCACAAACGTAGATGACGATCTGATAGACTAGCCCTTGCTTCCCCTGTGAGATGTCCATTATGTGTTCACCTCAAATTCTTGTTGAATTAATTCTTCCTCTGAGATTACATTTACGACAATTCCATTGTTTACTAACTGCTTAACCAATTTGTGATCTTGAAACTCCATTTGACTGCGAGGTTTGACATAAAAGAAGACGACACGTTTACTTTTTTGTGCTAGACGAGTGAGGCTTGTAAACATTTGTGTATCCAGGTGGTGACTCACGATAAGCAACAACATTCCCGTTAGATTCTGTGAAAGTTCACGCCCCAGTTGTTTAGCAAATGGCGTTTGTCCCACCGGGCGGACTTGGGCTAAATGCTGTTGAATCATGTCCTTATAGGCATGGTCTTGTTGAAAAGGAAAATACCTTTTCCCTTCACCAAGTGTCATGAAGGCAAGCTGTGAGGATCTATTATAAATCTCTTCTAGCAAAGACGCACTAAATTCTACTGATCCCTCAAAACTCAAAGGATGCATATTTTCTTCATAGACGGCATTTAAGATGATCAACATATCTACGCTTTTCTCCTGCTCAAATTCCTTTGTCATCATCTGGTTGCTTTTAGCCGTCGTCTTCCAGTCAATCCACGCAAAGCGGTCTCCCGGAACATACTCTCTCACACCGGAAACGACATTCGTGTTTTTTTCATTCAGCTTGAAGGATGGACTGACTCCCTGTTCAAAACTGTAAGCCCTTTCTTTCAATTTAACTGGGCGTTTATAAGGAAAGGCAATAATTTTATTATCAAGTTGATGGACCACTTCTTTCGTAATAAACCCGAAGAAATCCCCTGTTTTCACACGGAGAGCCTCTAGATGATGCTCACCTCTTGGAATCTCTTCTATTTCATACTGATAGCGAATGGTACGTTTAAACCAAGGAAAAGCTGCTTTCCTCATCCGTCTTGGCTTATTCAAATCATCTGGTTTGCCCATGTTCTGATACTTGTCAAAATGCGTATCTCGCTTCATTAAAGACTCGGGGAAATATTCTTCAATTACACAATAATATAAAGGATAGGGAAACGACCTAGTGATGTGAACGTCCACATAAATAGTCTCCCCTGCTGTTGTTACCCTTTTAGACAAGCGGCGCTCAATCTCCCAGTTATCCATTCGGTAAAAAGTAAGCCCCACCATGTAAAGGAGAAGGGGCAAAAAGCTGTAAAATAAAAACCAGCTCACGAAGCCGCCTTGAAACATAGCATAGGAGAAAAGCACAGCAAATATAAGAAGAACAACTGCTAATCTAGCTGTGAATCGAACCGATTGCTTCATTCATTTACGTTCCTCTGCACTGGAATTGAAGTCATTGTTAGCAGTTCGGCCACAATTTCTTCCGCGGCAGTCCCTTCGAATTTGGATTCTGAGGTTAGAATCATACGATGGGATAAAACATAAGGAGCCAAAAATTTAACATCATCGGGAATAACATAATCCCTATCTTGAATAAACGCATAGGCTTTAGCTGCCTTCATGAGGGCGATTGAACCTCGCGGGCTCACACCGAGATATACCCCTTCGTGAGTTCTTGTCCCAGTTACTAACTCCACAATATAACGATTAACCGTTTGATCCACATACACTTCTTCTGTTTGCTTCTGCAGATCAATCAGCTCTTCACGAGAAATTACGGAATCTATCGCATGAATCGGATGGCTGCCTGACGTTCGTTCGAGCATTTCCATTTCCTGTTTAGCTTTCGGATAACCCATTTTCAACTTTAATAGAAAACGGTCCAGCTGTGCTTCAGGCAATGGATAGGTTCCCTCATATTCGATAGGGTTTTGTGTGGCCATGACAAAGAATGGCTGTTTTAAAGGTACTGCTTCTCCATCGACTGTTATACTTGTTTCTTCCATTCCCTCTAGTAAAGCAGACTGTGTTTTAGGTGAAGTTCGATTAATTTCATCGGCTAAAACAATATTGCCTAAAATCGGGCCTGGACGAAATTCGAATTCAAGTTCTTTCGGATTATATATGGAAACTCCTGTTACGTCAGACGGCAACAAGTCAGGTGTAAATTGAATACGTTTAAAATCACAATCGAGCGACTTAGCTAACGTTCGCACTAGCATCGTCTTTCCAACTCCTGGTACATCTTCAAGCAAAACGTGACCTTTAGCAAGCAATGCAATCACACTCAATAATGCAGCTTCCTCCTTGCCAATCATTACTTTATTAATGTTCTTTAAAACTTCCGTAATCTTGGGCTGGTATAAAAAAGTTTGCTGTGTCATCAGGTGTACCCCTCTCTACTTTGACGATATATTCTGAAAAGTCGCGCTCATCATAACTATACTACAACTATAGGCATACGACAAAATATCTGAAAGCTTTTCGGCAAATTTTTTACCATGTGAGAAGGCTTTAAAGAAAAATCCCCATTGTAAAGGGTCCACCCTCTTTCACCAACGTCTTTGGACCCACTAGATTGGAAGATAACAACAATTAAATATGGATTTAGTCGTTCACACTATGCTTAAAAACTAGTAAACAAGTGTTTAGAAAATACATTTCGGGGTATTTTCTAATAGAGTTACTGAAAAGGGAGAGGGCCAACTTGAGACTAGATCAATCGCTAATTACTCGAATCATACATAAGGATAAGCAAGCACTTGATCTGCTTTACGATAGATATTCCCGCATATTATATTCCATCATCATTTCAGAGGTAAACGACTCCAAGAAAACAGAACGGATCATAACCTGCTTGTTTAAAGAGATATGGAGCAAACCTCACCAATTTAATGAAAAGTTTTTTTCTGCAAGTCTTATAAAAAAATGCACAGCTCTTCTGCGCACACTTTAACCTTTCTTAAGCGGGTTAACTAATCATCGCAATCAACTTTTTGCCCTATTTTCTCCCTCGGCACTAGTCATACGCCCTTCCATCATTACACAGTTTTCATAAAGTAATTGTATAGACGAAAAGGTGGTGAGATGATGGGCTACGGATACGGAAATAACGTTGGCGGCTTTGGTGGCTATGGTAATAATGTTGGCGGTCTTGGCGGCTACGGCGGCTATGGCGGCTATGGCTGTGGTCATAAAGGCGGAAATAATTTCGCCCTAATTGTTGTTTTGTTTATTCTTCTCATTATTGTAGGAGCTTCTTTTTACAAGTAATCTGTATTATAAAAAAGAGCTAGGACTTAGCTTCCTGGCTCTTTTTGTTAACAGAAAAGGGCTCCTCAACTATTACGCAATAGTTGAGGAGCCCTTTTCATGACTACTTACTCATTAGAAATTTTTTGCTGTGCTGTTGGTCTCTTATGAAGAGTAGAACAAGGCCCTGCTTGCAACAAGTAGCTGCCCCCGTCATGTCCTATAATGTTTTTCACACTTTCAGCCGTCTGAACAAGTGATTCCAGATCAACACCTGTCGCCACCCCTGACTCATGGAGAAAATGCACAAGATCTTCTGTTGCTACATTCCCTGATGCTCCCGGAGCGTATGGACAACCTCCCAGTCCAGCAATTGAACTGTCAAAATGAATTACACCTTGTTGCAATGCACTAACAGTGTTCGCTACAGCCATCCCCCTTGTGTTATGAAAATGCATCGAGAAAGTGATGGATGGAAACACCTCTTTTAATTCTCCTAATGTATCGTATACTTGCTTTGGATTGGCCATCCCGGTAGTATCCGCCAGTGATATTTCACTTATCCCCATCCTTTGATACCGTTTTATGATCGGGGTCAACTGATTGACTTGTACCTTCCCCTCATAAGGGCACCCGAAGGCCACAGATATGGACCCTCCCACAACGATGTTTTGCTTGTGCGCTAAGTCAATAATAGGTTCCAGTCTATTTTGGGCGTCTTCTACTATTGCGTTTGCATTTGACAGACTATGAGAATCTGTCGCTGAGAGCATTAGTTTTAATTTCTTAATACCTGAATCAATCGCCCTTTGAGCCCCTTTTACATTAGGGACTAAGGCTCGAAAGTGAAGATCCTCCAAGTCTTGCACTTGACGTACGACTTCCTCAGCATCCTTTAATTGCGGAATGGCTTCTGGATGAACAAACGAAGTTACCTCCATTGATTGTAAACCAGTCTTCGCCAGTTCTCTAATGATTTTCACTTTGTTCTCTGTAGGTATCCATTTTGCTTCTGCCTGAAAACCATCACGAGGGGCCACTTCACAAATAATAGCTTTAGAAGGCAATTCTAGATTTCGTGAGCGCATGATTAAATAATCCCCTTTTCTTTTAGTTGCTTGACCTCTTCTGTTGAAAGGCCTAAACTTCCACTGTAAATTTCATCATTATGTTCTCCAAGATCGGGCGCACGATGACGTATAGCGCCAGGCGTTTTAGAAAACTTAGGCACAACACCAGGCACCTTAACTTTCCCTAGACGAGGATGCTCGACCTCTACAATGTTTTCCCGTGCTTTAAAGTGTGGATCTTGAAAGATATCTTCGATGGTATAGATAGGACTTATCGGAACCCCAAAGGAATCCAATTTCTCCGTTAATTCTTTCTGTGTATACTTTCTGATCCAGTTTGAGACAATTTCCTGCACTTGTTCATCATTTTTCAATCGCTCTGAGTTTGTATAATATCGATCATCTTCTAACATATCTGTACGTTCCATTGCTTCGGCCAGACGATTAAATGTAGAGTCCGTACTTGTGACGAGTACAACAAATTTCCCATCGCTTGTCGCATAAGTGCCTGCAGGGCTTGAGTGTCCAGAAAGCCCTGGACTCCTTTCACGTACCTTCCCATTTTGATCGTATTCAGCAACTAAGAATTCGAGCATTCGGAAGATCGATTCATAAAGACCCATCTCTACAATTTGCCCTTCACCATCCTCATTCACATCACGATTGTATAATGCGCTCACTGTCGCAAGAGCCATGTACACTCCAGTAATATAATCTAGTAAAGAATAAGACGGACTAACTGGCGGACGGTCAGGGTAACCTTGAATGGCTGTGTGCCCGCTGAATGCTGTACCTGGCGTGCCAAACCCCGCCTTTTCACTGTAAGGGCCTGTTTGGCCATATCCAGATACCCGAGACATAATTAATTCAGGATTCACCTCTTTTAATTCTTCATAGCCTAATCCCCATTTTTCCATTGTACCGGGACGAAAGTTTTCTACTAACACATCTGATTGGGCAATTAACTTCTTGAATAACTTTTTTCCATCCTCGGTCCGTATATCTAACGTGATCGATTTTTTGTTCCGCGCCAGCCCCGGCCATCTTAGTCCTTCTTCTCCTTTCCAAGGTCCCACTGTCCTTAAGGTGTCCCCTTTACCAGGCAGCTCGATTTTAGTTACATCTGCTCCAAAATCTGCTAGTAAGGTAGCTCCAAAAGGGGCGGCGATCATGGTTGAAATATCCAAGATTTTCACCCCGGTTAAAGGTCCGAAATTTACTTTACTCATTTATATTCTCCTCTCATGGATCGATTAAGTAGATCGATCTAATGATATGCTAAAAAAATTTACACCTTCATTAGCTGCTGCTTAATACTCTTTCTTTCAAATGCTTTAAATGCAGGGTGATCGCTTCTACAGCCTTTGCTGATTCCTTTGCTTTAACCGCTTCCAAAATAGCACGGTGTTCAAACAATGCTTGTTTTGATCGGCCTTTTGCACCTAAAGTCTGCTTCCTTACCTTTTGTATCATTTGCAAATTGGATTCCATCATTGAAACAAACACGAAATTTTGGGTGGATTCTGCTAATGCAATGTGAAAACTGCTATCTATTCCTATTTGTTCGTCAGGATTTTTTAACTCTTCTTCCATTTTGGTTAATAGCCCTGCCATCTTTTCGATATTCTCTTCAGTTGCTCTAGAACTGGCTAATTCAGCTATCTTAGGCTCAAGTGTTTCTCTAGCTTCAATGAAATGAAGAATGGCTGATTTCTCCAAAGTATCAATTGGATTAAAATTGTATTTCACCCGCTGGTCGACTCCTCGCACAAACCTGCCGCCGCCTACTCTAGATACAATCAACCCTTCCGATTCTAACACACGGAACGCTTCTCTTAAGGATGTTCTACTGCAACCTAACTTTTCGGATAAACTCCTTTCAGCCGGGAGTCGATCCCCAGGTTCCAACTTTCCATCATCGATGAGCTGTAAAATTTGCTGCACAATTTTCTCGTACTTCCGCTCACTCTTTACATCTTCATGGGTTTGTTCACTCAATTATTCGCACCCCTTTAAATTGGTTAGCCCAATTTAACTATTATTATAATAAATATGATCCCAAACGTCAAGCTTGATACAAGAAAAGACTCCGTTACAGTAAATAGTTACTGTAACGGAGTCTTCACAAGCTCTTAAGTCGATTTTTCAATAATATTAATGACAGACCTTAAGTCTTCCACTGGAATCTGACCTGGCGCAGAGCTTTGTTCCCCTATGCCGAATGTAATGGCAGATCCAAATTTCCATCCAAACATTCTGCTGATCGAGCCATACTCTCCCATGGATATAGAAACAACCGGAATTTTGATATGTTTATTAATAGCTTGAGTAGCCTCAAGTAATACCAATACATCATCCATGTTTTTTGGCATAACTGAAATCTTAACCATATCGGCTTGATAATTTTCCGCTTGTCTCCCTATTTCAAAAATGGTCTCTACAGATGGTGTTTGTTCAAAGTTATGGTAAGAAAAAATCAGCTTTATATCATGATTGTTCGTTATTTTACGCAGATACTTAATATCATCTTCATTATTATCTAATTCATAATCAACGAAGTCGATACTTCCTGTACCAACCAGCAGCTTCAACAAGTTTAATTTATCCTTTTCGTTTAAAGCAATCTTCTGTCCACCCTCCGCTGCTGACCGAATCGTAAACAAGAGAGGGACTCCCCCGGCTATGTCACTGATCTTATTAAGAGCGTCAATCACCTTTGATTCATCATCTAGATTTTCGAAATAATCCGCACGCCATTCAATGATATCAGGTTGCTTACCTTTAATAACGTCTAATTCTTCTATCAACTCTTGAGTATTCTTACCGATAAGTGGAATACATATCATTGGACGCTGACCGCCAATTAATTTACCTTTTACTTTGAATGTTTTTTTACTCCGCTCCATTAAAAAGTCCCCTTGACACGTCAATATTTTGGTCCCCACAATAACGAAATGTTCTGAACCTTTAAATCATATTAGTGTCATTCTATAGGAGTTTTTTTTAACTTACAATCCTTTTTCACTTAAAAGCATAAAAATGTTCAAAGCGGCCGCTTTGAACATTTTTATAGTTAACTACTTTCATTGTTATCCGTTTCCAAATCCAAAAGCAATTTTACCTTCTCTTGTTCATCTTCTTTTGTTTTTAGGATATGAAGCACTCGATCTTTTATCTGTCCTTCTGATTCTTGTCTTATTGCTAATTTAACTAATTTCCTTTTTTTAAACTCTGATAAGTTCTCTTGTTGAATATCAAAAATTTGGTTAAGTGCGTCATAGCCTAATGTACTGAGCATCTTATTTAGATTGGGTTGCATACACTTTCCTACTCTCTTCAAAAAGCTAGGTTTAGTCCTTAGGCAACTGGCCTTGAGGGAGTAACACCATAATAACCATAATGGTTCATCCCCATTGTTTACATGCTGATGGAATTCTCCTTCAGGAATAAACATATAATCATTTTCTTTAAATGAACGCTTGTTTCCTTTATCATCAACGACTTCACCTGAACCTTTAATGACGACATTCAGCTCTTCAGAATTGTCATGATTATGAAGGGAACTTGCTTCGCCTGGTTCAAAAACAGTTAACCCGGCCATCATATGCTTGGATCCTACATTATCAGGAGTAATTAGCTGAAACACTTTTCGAACCATATTTTTATTAGGATCTTCTAGACCTAGCCATGAAGGCTTGGAATCTTTGAATGGATCTAATACTTTAATTTCCATAACTTAACTCCTCCTTTTTCCTTGAAAATTATTTAATACTTGCATGATGTACTTTCTTACCAGGAGAGTAAATATCCATGATGTTCCAATGCCCATCTGTAGGGACTGGGTTATTGATCATAGGTGCATCTATAACAAATGGTTTGTTCGATTCAATCGCTTGTTGTAATGCAGGTTTAAATTCCTCTGCTGAATTAATTTTCACCCCATCGACCCCGTACG carries:
- a CDS encoding FadR/GntR family transcriptional regulator, with amino-acid sequence MSEQTHEDVKSERKYEKIVQQILQLIDDGKLEPGDRLPAERSLSEKLGCSRTSLREAFRVLESEGLIVSRVGGGRFVRGVDQRVKYNFNPIDTLEKSAILHFIEARETLEPKIAELASSRATEENIEKMAGLLTKMEEELKNPDEQIGIDSSFHIALAESTQNFVFVSMMESNLQMIQKVRKQTLGAKGRSKQALFEHRAILEAVKAKESAKAVEAITLHLKHLKERVLSSS
- the aroD gene encoding type I 3-dehydroquinate dehydratase, which codes for MERSKKTFKVKGKLIGGQRPMICIPLIGKNTQELIEELDVIKGKQPDIIEWRADYFENLDDESKVIDALNKISDIAGGVPLLFTIRSAAEGGQKIALNEKDKLNLLKLLVGTGSIDFVDYELDNNEDDIKYLRKITNNHDIKLIFSYHNFEQTPSVETIFEIGRQAENYQADMVKISVMPKNMDDVLVLLEATQAINKHIKIPVVSISMGEYGSISRMFGWKFGSAITFGIGEQSSAPGQIPVEDLRSVINIIEKST
- a CDS encoding cupin domain-containing protein, whose translation is MEIKVLDPFKDSKPSWLGLEDPNKNMVRKVFQLITPDNVGSKHMMAGLTVFEPGEASSLHNHDNSEELNVVIKGSGEVVDDKGNKRSFKENDYMFIPEGEFHQHVNNGDEPLWLLWCYSLKASCLRTKPSFLKRVGKCMQPNLNKMLSTLGYDALNQIFDIQQENLSEFKKRKLVKLAIRQESEGQIKDRVLHILKTKEDEQEKVKLLLDLETDNNESS